From the genome of Cinclus cinclus chromosome 12, bCinCin1.1, whole genome shotgun sequence, one region includes:
- the PODXL2 gene encoding podocalyxin-like protein 2 — protein sequence MLAAGQRAASTGAPILLLVLSAGTLCLCLASSEDPTADGLTSTSLLEFAVMSHLEAMNSHEQPSPETAKPDLAPGSLHAAPGSGFASEENEESKILQPPQYFWEDGGELNDSSLDLGPATDYTFPASSQKQNGTQVDNWEMATVQPPAEFVEPDLHIPFSTLEEEEGLLPIDHSRGGMESLQTSGPEVPSSEPVEQEDSFSLLFSTASARPGVVTEAAIGGQEEDSISPGLDLGSSMGPGLLPVPSTFSTTVAARSPSDSEELFEVTTGDTWDVGGADLELTVTTTGAELAETTVEADGEEHSAREDVSEPTVGWEMLEPTVLTEMEQTVEMPVGTPSPASSSPGTQTPSDSEQHPPSMSPWDRADEPMLDPVWNDTESATEAGTAERSSSPQAGDAHMAMLPTELPWDSAQVICKDWSNLAGKNYIILNMSDNIDCEEFRLERGPQLLALVEDAFSRQAEGLQDRWLISLSKPNENDKHLLMTLAGEQGVIPTKDVLMALGDVKRSLAEIGIQNYSTTTSCQSHPNQTRSDYGKLFVVLVIIGSICAIIIVLGLIYNCWQRRLPKMKNMSHGEELRFVENGCHDNPTLDVASDSQSEMQEKKPSVNGGNTINGPDSWDVLINKQASEDVDVFEEDTHL from the exons CAGGGACCTTGTGCCTCTGCCTTGCCTCCTCGGAGGACCCAACTGCTGATGGCCTCACATCAACTTCCCTGCTGGAATTTGCTGTGATGTCCCACCTGGAGGCCATGAATTCCCATGAGCAACCCAGCCCAGAGACTGCAAAGCCAGACCTTGCCCCTGGCTCTCTGCATGCTGCTCCAGGGTCAGGCTTTGCCAGCGAGGAGAACGAGGAGTCCAAGATCTTGCAGCCCCCACAGTACTTCTGGGAAGATGGGGGAGAGCTCAATGACTCCAGCCTGGACTTGGGACCAGCAACAG ATTATACCTTTCCTGCTTCATCTCAGAAGCAAAATGGGACACAAgtagacaactgggaaatggcCACTGTCCAGCCACCAGCAGAGTTTGTGGAGCCTGATTTACACATACCTTTCTCCACActagaggaagaggaggggctgCTCCCTATAGACCACTCAAGAGGAGGAATGGAGAGCCTCCAGACCTCTGGACCAGAGGTTCCATCTTCTGAACCAGTGGAGCAAGAGGACTCCTTCTCCCTTCTGTTTTCCACAGCCTCTGCCAGGCCAGGTGTTGTGACTGAGGCAGCCATAGGAGGGCAAGAAGAGGACTCTATTTCTCCAGGCTTAGACCTTGGGAGCAGCATGGGACCAGGTCTTCTACCTGTGCCCTCTACTTTTTCTACTACAGTTGCAGCAAGATCTCCCAGTGATTCAGAAGAACTCTTTGAGGTGACAACTGGAGACACTTGGGATGTTGGGGGAGCAGATTTGGAGCTGACTGTGACTACAACAGGAGCAGAGCTTGCAGAGACCACGGTGGAGGCTGATGGGGAAGAGCATTCAGCCAGGGAGGACGTCTCAGAGCCCACGGTGGGGTGGGAGATGCTGGAGCCCACAGTGCTGACTGAAATGGAGCAGACAGTGGAAATGCCTGTGGGGACACCCTCTCCTGCAAGCAGTTCCCCAGGCACCCAGACTCCTTCTGATAGTGAGCAGCACCCCCCTTCCATGTCTCCTTGGGACAGAGCTGATGAGCCTATGCTGGATCCTGTTTGGAATGACACCGAGTCAGCCACTGAGGCTGggacagcagagaggagctcATCACCACAGGCGGGGGATGCCCACATGGCCATGCTGCCAACTGAGCTGCCTTGGGACTCAGCACAG GTGATCTGCAAAGATTGGAGCAACCTTGCGGGAAAGAACTATATCATCCTGAATATGTCAGATAACATTGACTGT GAGGAATTTCGGTTGGAGAGGGGTCCCCAGCTGTTGGCACTGGTGGAGGATGCCTtctccaggcaggcagaggggctgcaggaccGCTGGCTCATCTCCCTGAGCAAACCCAATGAGAATGACAAGCACTTGCTAATGACGCTGGCGGGGGAACAGG GTGTTATCCCTACAAAAGATGTTCTCATGGCACTGGGGGATGTTAAGAGGAGCTTAGCTGAG atTGGTATCCAGAACTACTCGACCACCACAAGCTGCCAGTCGCACCCTAACCAGACACGCAGTGATTATGGGAAGCTCTTTGTAGTGCTGGTGATCATTGGCTCCATCTGCGCTATCATCATTGTGCTGGGGCTCATCTACAACTGCTGGCAGAGACGCCTGCCCAAGATGAAGAACATG TCACACGGCGAGGAGCTGCGCTTTGTTGAGAACGGCTGTCATGACAACCCCACCTTGGACGTGGCCAGTGACAGCCAGTCGGAAATGCAGGAGAAGAAGCCGAGTGTGAACGGTGGAAACACCATCAATGGCCCTGACAGCTGGGATGTCCTGATCAACAAGCAGGCGAGCGAGGATGTGGATGTGTTTGAGGAAGACACGCATCTTtag